Proteins co-encoded in one Metabacillus sp. KUDC1714 genomic window:
- a CDS encoding GH92 family glycosyl hydrolase — MGENNVTQPVVCPVSAREVEIIDFFTSFEEGDKQPTWENTVETDSEGKKMASGIKGIPYDSIQGNITHLIEEVSASADKPPNEEANNLVDHNKQTKWLACEISNMNSEIGDGPNSSYTGKANAGWTGGKALRYSGRHVPEYRAYSYNKVFDVKIAVTSKSKLSYYLHPQFMDEEQRDYSSTYVSIDLAFTDGTYLSEIGAKDQHGIELNPKAQGESNTLYPNQWNYKSSVIGKVAEGKTIDRILVAYDNPKGPGVFEGSIDDIKIEGDSKEETYESPVDYVNILRGTNSNSTFSRGNNFPAVAVPHGFNFWTPVTDAGSISWLYTYQQANNSENLPEIQAFSLSHETSPWMGDRQTFQVMPSASEKPSANRNERALPFKHENEIAKPHYYSVTFENGIQTEMTPTNRAAMFRFTFTDGKSNLIFDNVNNNGGLSLYPDQKTITGFTDVKSNLSDGATRMFVYASFDKKVTDSGKLSGENRDHVAGYFSFNTSGEDKTVTMKIATSLISVKQAKKNLEQDIKFDSSFECLKEDAKKAWEEKLKILEVEGASEDELTTLYSNMYRLFLYPNIGYENSGTEEKPNYQYASPFLEQTEENTPTETGAKIVDGKCFVNNGFWDTYRTTWPAYSLFTPTIAGEMIDGFVQHYKDGGWISRWSSPGYANLMVGTSSDVAFADAYLKGVTNFDVKAFYESALKNASVASDNESVGRKGLSTSIFNRYTSTSTDEGLSWAMDGYINDFAIANIAKELAKQTDNSNPDHKQYCTAANYYLERAQNYVEMFNSNVNFFMGKEPSGEWRTPADNFNPEVWGGDYTETNAWNMAFHVPHDGQGLANLYGGRDGLAEKLDAFFSTPETASHPGHYSGVIHEMLEARDVRMGMYGHSNQPSHHIPYMYNYAGQPAKTQEKVREVLSRLYLGSEIGQGYPGDEDNGEMSAWYLFSAAGFYPLQMGTPEYAIGAPYFKKMTITLENGEKIIIEAPNVSNENKYVQNLKVNDKNHDKLTIAHETLSKGATLEFEMGSEPSKWGIGVDALPKSITDTATNGTSLPPTTMFDLTDHNEGTSLHSDEGDAERLFDNTSQTKLSIVNNNPWVQYRFENGPEEVLMYTITSGEDKKQDPKSWILIGSKDGENWHILDKREHESFQWRNFTKPFKIENPGAYSYYRLEVKENGGATSTTMSQIELLGFNDLQEKFDQVESVFKSYVESGEIGEVLKKQLDVNLSQSLEQYQKGYHKQSVKKLGDFSKDIKKNGSISEKAKEQLNADIHTLIEAVTKVINGHNSGIGK; from the coding sequence ATGGGTGAAAATAATGTTACTCAACCAGTTGTTTGTCCAGTCTCTGCGAGAGAAGTTGAAATAATAGACTTCTTTACTTCGTTTGAGGAAGGGGACAAACAACCTACCTGGGAAAACACTGTTGAAACTGATAGTGAAGGAAAAAAAATGGCCTCAGGTATCAAAGGTATTCCATATGATTCAATACAAGGGAATATCACTCATTTAATAGAAGAAGTTTCTGCAAGTGCAGACAAGCCGCCAAATGAAGAAGCTAATAATTTGGTGGACCACAATAAGCAAACAAAATGGCTGGCATGTGAAATTTCTAATATGAATTCAGAAATAGGGGATGGCCCGAACAGTAGTTATACAGGAAAAGCCAATGCAGGATGGACAGGAGGAAAAGCTTTACGGTATTCTGGTAGGCATGTTCCAGAATACCGAGCTTACTCTTATAATAAAGTATTTGACGTAAAGATTGCAGTTACTTCCAAGTCAAAACTTTCCTATTATCTTCATCCGCAGTTTATGGATGAGGAACAAAGGGATTATTCTAGTACCTACGTATCTATCGATCTTGCATTTACTGATGGAACATATCTTAGTGAAATTGGGGCAAAGGACCAGCATGGTATTGAATTAAATCCCAAGGCACAAGGGGAATCTAATACTTTATATCCGAATCAATGGAACTATAAATCATCTGTTATAGGAAAAGTGGCCGAAGGAAAAACCATTGATCGAATTTTAGTGGCTTATGACAATCCAAAAGGTCCTGGGGTTTTTGAGGGTAGTATAGATGATATTAAAATTGAAGGGGATTCGAAAGAGGAAACATATGAAAGTCCTGTTGATTATGTGAATATTTTGAGAGGGACAAACTCAAATTCCACATTTTCTAGAGGAAACAATTTCCCGGCAGTGGCGGTTCCTCATGGGTTTAACTTCTGGACGCCAGTGACAGACGCTGGTTCTATTAGCTGGCTTTACACTTATCAACAAGCGAATAACTCGGAAAATTTACCAGAAATCCAGGCATTTTCTCTCAGTCATGAAACAAGCCCATGGATGGGAGATCGTCAGACATTCCAAGTAATGCCCTCGGCGTCAGAAAAACCTAGTGCTAACAGAAATGAACGAGCGCTTCCATTTAAACATGAAAATGAAATAGCAAAGCCGCATTATTATAGTGTTACATTTGAGAATGGTATTCAAACGGAAATGACGCCCACAAACCGTGCCGCAATGTTTAGGTTTACTTTTACTGATGGAAAATCAAATTTGATTTTTGACAATGTAAACAATAATGGTGGCTTGTCTTTATATCCAGACCAAAAGACAATCACTGGCTTTACAGATGTAAAAAGCAACCTTTCTGACGGTGCTACTAGGATGTTCGTTTATGCATCATTTGATAAGAAAGTAACTGACAGCGGGAAGTTATCTGGAGAGAACAGGGATCATGTTGCAGGCTATTTTAGTTTCAATACCTCGGGTGAGGACAAAACAGTCACAATGAAAATAGCTACGTCACTGATTAGCGTTAAGCAAGCAAAAAAGAATCTTGAACAGGATATTAAATTTGATTCTTCTTTTGAATGTTTGAAAGAAGATGCAAAAAAAGCATGGGAAGAAAAACTAAAAATACTTGAAGTGGAAGGAGCAAGTGAAGACGAACTTACCACTTTATATTCCAACATGTATCGGTTGTTCTTATATCCGAATATTGGGTATGAAAATTCGGGCACTGAAGAAAAACCTAACTATCAGTATGCTAGTCCATTTTTGGAACAAACGGAAGAAAACACACCCACTGAGACAGGTGCCAAAATTGTTGATGGTAAGTGTTTTGTCAATAATGGTTTCTGGGACACGTACAGAACGACCTGGCCAGCATACTCCTTGTTTACACCAACCATTGCCGGTGAGATGATCGATGGTTTTGTACAACATTACAAGGATGGCGGTTGGATATCGAGATGGTCTTCGCCTGGCTATGCTAATTTGATGGTTGGCACAAGTTCTGATGTTGCTTTTGCTGATGCTTATTTAAAAGGAGTAACAAATTTTGATGTGAAAGCATTTTATGAATCTGCTTTAAAGAATGCCTCCGTAGCTAGTGATAATGAGAGTGTGGGCAGAAAAGGGTTGTCCACGTCTATTTTTAATCGTTATACAAGCACTTCGACTGATGAAGGGTTGTCGTGGGCAATGGATGGTTACATCAATGACTTTGCTATTGCGAATATAGCAAAAGAGCTGGCAAAGCAGACAGATAATTCGAATCCAGATCATAAACAGTATTGTACGGCTGCCAATTATTATTTAGAGCGAGCGCAGAACTATGTGGAAATGTTTAATTCTAATGTAAATTTCTTTATGGGAAAAGAGCCGTCAGGTGAATGGAGAACCCCTGCTGATAACTTCAATCCTGAAGTTTGGGGCGGTGATTATACAGAAACAAATGCTTGGAATATGGCATTCCACGTACCACATGATGGTCAAGGGTTGGCAAATCTATATGGAGGTAGAGATGGATTGGCGGAAAAACTGGATGCATTTTTCTCCACTCCCGAGACAGCCTCTCACCCAGGGCATTATAGCGGTGTAATTCATGAAATGCTTGAAGCTAGGGATGTAAGGATGGGAATGTACGGGCATAGTAATCAACCTTCCCATCATATTCCTTACATGTATAACTATGCTGGACAACCAGCGAAAACGCAGGAAAAAGTTCGTGAAGTATTATCACGACTTTATCTTGGAAGTGAAATTGGCCAGGGGTATCCAGGTGATGAAGATAACGGAGAGATGTCTGCATGGTATTTGTTCAGTGCTGCAGGATTTTATCCGTTGCAAATGGGCACACCTGAATATGCAATTGGAGCACCTTATTTTAAGAAAATGACGATCACCCTTGAAAATGGGGAGAAAATAATCATCGAAGCTCCAAATGTCAGCAATGAAAATAAATACGTACAAAACCTAAAAGTAAACGATAAAAATCATGATAAGTTAACGATAGCCCATGAAACGCTGAGTAAAGGAGCCACATTGGAGTTTGAAATGGGAAGCGAGCCGTCAAAATGGGGAATAGGTGTAGACGCCTTACCTAAGTCGATCACTGATACAGCAACAAACGGTACTTCCTTGCCACCTACTACAATGTTTGATTTAACAGATCATAATGAAGGGACATCTCTTCATTCCGATGAAGGTGATGCAGAAAGGCTATTTGACAATACCTCTCAAACTAAATTGTCAATAGTAAATAATAATCCGTGGGTACAATATCGTTTCGAGAATGGACCCGAGGAAGTGTTGATGTACACGATTACTTCTGGAGAGGATAAAAAACAGGATCCAAAAAGCTGGATATTAATTGGCTCCAAAGATGGTGAAAATTGGCATATTCTAGATAAAAGAGAACATGAAAGTTTCCAATGGCGTAATTTCACCAAACCATTCAAAATTGAGAACCCTGGTGCCTATTCCTACTATAGACTTGAGGTAAAAGAAAACGGTGGAGCCACCTCTACTACTATGTCTCAAATAGAATTACTTGGTTTTAATGATTTACAGGAAAAGTTTGATCAAGTAGAATCGGTTTTTAAAAGTTATGTTGAATCGGGAGAGATTGGTGAGGTTTTGAAAAAACAATTGGATGTCAACCTTTCTCAATCGCTAGAGCAGTATCAAAAAGGATATCACAAGCAATCAGTCAAGAAATTAGGAGACTTTTCAAAGGATATAAAAAAGAATGGCAGCATTTCTGAGAAAGCAAAAGAGCAATTAAATGCTGATATCCATACGCTGATTGAAGCTGTCACAAAAGTTATAAATGGTCATAATTCTGGTATAGGAAAATGA
- a CDS encoding glutaminase family protein: MKKTFRPPSVPLVTVDPYFSVWSAEDHLYDDHTVHWTNKRNSMVGLIMVDGKPRRFMGKVEMASDAEYKEPDILIQKSLKVDPLTSSYLFEGDGIELEVSFTTPLLLDDLDLLTRPASYVTFSVRSIDGKSHDVKIYFDVSGELCVNTPNQKIVWSRKMINDNIVAMRMGTEEQPILKRIGDDTRIDWGYCYLAAPQTTSLKTVIQSYNGRKQFVESGQLLMEDDEQQPRPVIVDTPVMAAVLDIGEVQECQSSHYLLLAYDDIHSIEYFGKHLGAYWRRNGLTFEEMLVLAVEQYEDIQNRCEEFNHKLINDSKSAGGEKYKDMLSLAYRQAIAAHKLVVDEKGEVLFLSKENFSNGCVATVDVSYPSIPLFLRYNPELVKGMIRPIYRYASSKEWNFNFAPHDVGCYPKANGQVYGENKLEYQMPIEECGNMLIMAASICKYEKNAGFAKENWALLTDWANYLKENGLDPDNQLCTDDFAGHLAHNANLSIKAILGIGAYSLMCNMLDEKDGEVYFQMAKEMASQWVRMAAVDDHYKLTFDSTQETWSLKYNLVWDRIFGLNLFPEEIVEKEIPFYISKQNKFGTPLDNRNTYTKSDWLVWCASMAKSKEDFEQMITPLWEFLNETQSRVPFTDWYDTVTGKQINFQNRSVVGGLYIKLLNQSDGVVSNGDVNSTVRSS, from the coding sequence ATGAAAAAAACATTTAGACCCCCTTCCGTTCCACTAGTTACGGTTGATCCATATTTCAGTGTCTGGTCAGCAGAAGATCATCTTTATGATGATCATACGGTGCATTGGACAAACAAACGTAACAGCATGGTTGGTTTGATTATGGTAGATGGTAAGCCTAGAAGATTCATGGGTAAAGTAGAGATGGCTTCTGATGCAGAATATAAAGAACCAGATATCTTGATTCAAAAAAGTTTAAAAGTTGATCCTTTAACTAGCTCATATTTATTTGAGGGTGACGGTATCGAGCTTGAAGTTAGTTTTACTACACCGCTGCTTCTTGATGATTTAGATTTATTGACAAGACCTGCTTCATACGTAACTTTCAGTGTTCGTTCTATAGACGGCAAGTCCCATGATGTCAAAATTTATTTTGATGTATCTGGCGAATTGTGTGTGAACACACCGAATCAAAAAATAGTTTGGTCTAGAAAAATGATTAATGACAATATCGTAGCTATGCGCATGGGTACTGAAGAACAGCCAATTCTAAAACGTATAGGAGATGATACGAGGATTGATTGGGGGTACTGTTATCTAGCGGCACCTCAAACAACCTCTCTAAAAACGGTTATACAATCATACAATGGTAGGAAACAATTTGTGGAATCCGGACAATTGCTAATGGAAGACGATGAACAGCAGCCAAGGCCGGTAATAGTCGATACTCCAGTAATGGCAGCTGTATTAGATATTGGTGAGGTTCAAGAGTGTCAATCTTCACACTATTTGCTTTTAGCGTACGATGATATTCATTCAATCGAATATTTTGGGAAACATTTGGGTGCCTATTGGCGTAGGAACGGTTTAACGTTCGAAGAAATGCTTGTCTTGGCAGTGGAGCAATATGAGGATATCCAAAATAGGTGTGAAGAATTTAACCATAAGCTGATCAATGACAGTAAAAGTGCGGGTGGTGAAAAATATAAGGATATGCTGTCACTTGCTTACAGGCAGGCGATTGCAGCACATAAGTTGGTTGTTGATGAAAAAGGAGAAGTTTTATTTTTATCAAAAGAAAACTTCAGCAATGGCTGCGTTGCCACTGTTGATGTCAGTTATCCATCTATCCCACTTTTTTTACGCTACAATCCGGAGCTTGTCAAAGGCATGATAAGGCCTATATATCGATATGCTAGTAGCAAAGAGTGGAATTTTAATTTTGCCCCGCATGATGTGGGTTGTTATCCGAAAGCAAACGGCCAAGTTTACGGTGAAAATAAATTAGAATACCAGATGCCAATCGAAGAATGTGGGAACATGTTGATTATGGCCGCTTCAATTTGTAAATATGAAAAAAATGCAGGCTTTGCAAAAGAGAACTGGGCCCTTTTGACCGACTGGGCGAATTATTTAAAAGAAAACGGACTTGATCCAGATAACCAATTATGTACGGATGACTTTGCAGGGCATTTGGCTCATAATGCTAACCTTTCCATCAAAGCAATACTCGGCATCGGTGCCTATTCGCTTATGTGCAATATGCTTGATGAAAAGGATGGAGAAGTTTATTTTCAAATGGCAAAAGAGATGGCATCTCAATGGGTAAGAATGGCCGCAGTAGATGATCATTACAAACTTACTTTTGATAGTACACAAGAGACATGGAGTCTTAAATATAACTTGGTATGGGATCGAATTTTCGGACTAAACCTGTTTCCAGAAGAAATCGTAGAAAAAGAAATCCCTTTTTACATTTCAAAACAGAACAAATTCGGAACACCTCTCGATAACAGGAATACATATACGAAGTCTGATTGGCTTGTATGGTGTGCATCAATGGCAAAATCGAAGGAAGATTTTGAACAAATGATCACACCACTTTGGGAATTCTTGAATGAAACGCAAAGTCGAGTACCATTTACCGATTGGTATGACACGGTCACTGGCAAGCAGATAAACTTTCAGAATCGGTCGGTTGTAGGTGGCCTCTATATTAAATTATTGAATCAATCCGATGGCGTAGTAAGTAACGGAGACGTAAATTCAACCGTAAGATCAAGTTGA
- a CDS encoding extracellular solute-binding protein, with the protein MKKKFRLLMTLLLVLLLAILAACQEKSEETSTDGKEGPITVKVLHNWAGSDGNEPKDAENNPVAKKILEETGVKMEFDYPKGLSEVEKITQVFATGEFPDLYTGPAWGKESETLLKAANEGQLHDLTEYIEKYPNLAELVKKENMSTSLYDSIISQQQGGQFMLHASFPATSEDVINWLYGLYVNKDIAEKVGIDPQSVRTPEDLYKFLQAVKDENLEVNGKPVFPLGAGGTGWPLDIMSEMFVPVAGSSSWMIDEDGNAELNFLTKEYEDYILYMQKLRNDGLLDPEAYTQTGAIAEEKFTQGRYAVVPNQFPGLWSGLVKAGLQDKFVPLGPLNDFNGDPYRTEVNVTGSQLIAVPNTVSKDKLDEIMKMLDYLASDEGFLLTNYGIEGVHYDMVDGKVQAKKEWVDKLKEDPKALHNEGIGSSYGTLAGLYRAVSLAGGAFGYQYDERYKVEEEFKKIMSPEGIKPIEGKDPYNVFKGHENYEQIQPVFDTLGDVVLQAIHSKSEEEALKLIKESQEALKNVGIKDVDDELSKQAKEGTDFMRYRTSN; encoded by the coding sequence ATGAAAAAGAAATTTAGGCTATTAATGACTTTGTTGTTAGTTTTGTTGCTCGCAATTTTAGCTGCTTGTCAGGAAAAGAGTGAGGAAACGAGTACTGATGGTAAGGAGGGACCTATTACAGTAAAGGTTTTGCATAACTGGGCTGGTTCAGATGGAAATGAACCTAAAGATGCTGAAAATAATCCTGTTGCCAAAAAGATTTTGGAAGAAACAGGAGTGAAAATGGAATTTGACTATCCAAAAGGATTAAGTGAAGTAGAAAAAATCACTCAAGTTTTTGCTACCGGAGAATTTCCAGACTTGTATACAGGTCCTGCTTGGGGAAAAGAAAGTGAAACATTGTTAAAGGCAGCGAACGAAGGGCAGCTTCATGATTTAACTGAGTATATTGAAAAATATCCAAATCTTGCTGAACTAGTAAAGAAGGAAAATATGTCAACTTCTTTATACGATAGTATTATTAGTCAACAACAGGGCGGTCAATTTATGCTGCATGCTAGTTTTCCAGCTACATCTGAAGATGTCATTAACTGGTTATATGGATTATATGTTAATAAAGACATCGCAGAAAAAGTAGGGATTGATCCACAATCTGTACGTACACCGGAGGATCTTTACAAATTTCTGCAAGCTGTAAAAGATGAGAATCTAGAGGTTAATGGTAAACCAGTTTTTCCTTTGGGAGCTGGGGGAACTGGTTGGCCTTTAGACATTATGTCTGAGATGTTTGTACCAGTTGCAGGATCTTCTAGTTGGATGATTGATGAAGATGGCAATGCTGAATTGAACTTTTTAACAAAAGAATATGAAGATTATATTTTATACATGCAAAAACTACGTAATGATGGATTACTTGATCCAGAGGCATATACACAAACCGGCGCTATTGCGGAGGAAAAGTTTACTCAAGGGCGTTATGCAGTAGTTCCAAATCAGTTCCCTGGATTATGGTCTGGATTAGTAAAAGCAGGACTTCAAGATAAGTTTGTTCCATTAGGGCCATTAAATGATTTCAACGGGGATCCTTATCGAACAGAAGTGAATGTAACTGGTTCTCAACTCATTGCTGTTCCAAATACGGTTTCCAAGGATAAATTAGATGAAATCATGAAGATGTTAGATTATTTGGCATCTGATGAAGGGTTCCTTTTAACAAACTATGGTATCGAGGGCGTTCATTACGATATGGTTGATGGCAAAGTTCAAGCGAAAAAAGAATGGGTTGATAAATTAAAAGAGGACCCTAAAGCATTGCATAATGAAGGAATCGGTTCTTCTTACGGTACATTAGCAGGATTATATCGTGCAGTTTCATTAGCAGGTGGTGCGTTTGGATATCAATATGATGAAAGATATAAAGTAGAAGAAGAATTCAAGAAAATTATGTCCCCAGAAGGGATTAAGCCAATTGAAGGAAAAGATCCTTATAATGTGTTTAAGGGACATGAAAATTATGAGCAAATCCAGCCTGTTTTTGATACGTTAGGGGATGTAGTCCTACAAGCCATTCATTCAAAATCAGAAGAAGAAGCTCTAAAATTAATTAAGGAATCACAAGAAGCGTTAAAAAATGTAGGAATTAAAGACGTCGATGATGAGTTATCAAAACAAGCAAAAGAAGGAACAGATTTCATGAGATACCGGACATCAAACTAA
- a CDS encoding carbohydrate ABC transporter permease, giving the protein MSGRKWSIFSIINYALLALFAFSTLYPFIYILAYSLSDGVAAMKYPIYFLPKGFTFENYIQIFQDTKFLEAYKITIFRTVIGTALHVFLSALFAYALTKKTLPGRTFFTFFIFIPTLFGGGMIPTFVLFRELGLINSFWVYVIPFLYNFFNIIVLRTFFQQLPNSLEESAKIDGCGDFKVFMKIILPLSTPVLATIGLFIGVFHWNDWFTGTYFVTNKDLLPVQTLLNDLLSQSIAQADAAKNASQTGTSIGLQSVAQTTPESLRMATLMVATLPILCVYPFMQKYFVKGVMIGSVKG; this is encoded by the coding sequence ATGAGTGGGAGAAAGTGGTCGATATTTTCTATCATTAATTATGCATTATTAGCACTTTTTGCTTTTAGTACTCTTTACCCCTTTATCTATATTTTAGCTTATTCACTTAGTGATGGGGTGGCGGCAATGAAGTACCCTATTTATTTTCTTCCGAAAGGGTTTACATTTGAAAACTATATTCAGATATTTCAAGATACTAAGTTTCTCGAAGCCTATAAAATTACTATTTTTCGTACAGTGATTGGAACGGCCTTACATGTGTTTTTAAGTGCATTATTTGCTTATGCTTTAACGAAAAAAACACTACCAGGAAGAACTTTCTTTACCTTTTTCATCTTTATACCAACCCTGTTTGGCGGAGGAATGATACCTACATTTGTTTTGTTTAGAGAATTGGGATTAATCAACTCATTTTGGGTTTATGTTATTCCATTTTTATATAATTTTTTCAATATTATTGTGCTTCGAACCTTTTTTCAGCAACTGCCTAATTCATTAGAAGAGTCAGCGAAGATAGATGGTTGTGGGGATTTTAAAGTTTTTATGAAGATTATTTTGCCATTATCTACACCTGTACTTGCCACAATTGGACTATTTATAGGTGTATTTCACTGGAATGATTGGTTTACAGGAACCTACTTTGTTACAAATAAAGATTTATTGCCTGTGCAGACCTTACTTAATGATCTTTTGAGTCAATCAATAGCACAAGCTGATGCAGCAAAGAATGCTTCACAAACAGGAACTTCGATCGGACTACAATCAGTAGCGCAAACTACGCCAGAATCATTGCGTATGGCAACTTTAATGGTGGCGACTTTACCAATTTTATGTGTCTATCCATTTATGCAAAAATACTTTGTCAAGGGCGTCATGATTGGTTCAGTAAAGGGATAG
- a CDS encoding ABC transporter permease: MKNHIESKLASQQVYVTKNKKNIWLKIWQHRVFYLFLLPGIVWFFIFSYIPMYGITIAFKDFNFVKGILGSPWAGLKYFEQFFNYYQAGEIIRNTIIISLMKLIIGFPMPIILALMLNEVRVAKFKRTVQTISYLPHFISWVVVVTLMQRILSPYGGPINELIAVLGLDKIQFLGNLNYFYQLIIGSDIWKGVGWGAIIYLAAISGVDPQLYEAAKMDGANRFRQMWHVTLPSISGVMVILFILACGGIMSAGYEQLLLLNTPSTASIGTVLDVYVIKAGLEQGRFSYATAVGLFQGIIGLILIISANRISKKVNGTSLW; encoded by the coding sequence ATGAAGAACCATATTGAATCAAAACTAGCTTCCCAGCAAGTATATGTAACGAAAAACAAGAAAAACATCTGGTTAAAAATATGGCAGCATAGAGTTTTCTATCTTTTTTTACTTCCAGGTATTGTTTGGTTCTTTATCTTTTCATATATTCCGATGTATGGAATAACAATCGCCTTTAAAGATTTTAACTTTGTAAAGGGAATCTTGGGAAGTCCATGGGCAGGTCTTAAATATTTTGAACAGTTTTTCAACTATTATCAAGCAGGAGAAATTATTCGTAACACAATAATCATAAGTTTAATGAAACTCATAATCGGATTTCCGATGCCTATTATATTAGCGCTTATGTTAAATGAAGTAAGAGTTGCAAAGTTTAAAAGAACTGTACAAACCATTTCGTATCTGCCTCATTTTATCTCTTGGGTTGTCGTTGTCACACTTATGCAACGGATATTAAGCCCATATGGAGGACCGATAAATGAATTGATTGCTGTACTAGGACTAGACAAAATTCAGTTTTTAGGCAATCTTAATTATTTTTATCAGCTTATAATTGGGTCTGATATATGGAAAGGTGTCGGTTGGGGAGCCATTATTTATTTAGCAGCAATTTCAGGAGTGGATCCTCAATTATATGAAGCAGCAAAAATGGATGGCGCAAACAGGTTCAGACAAATGTGGCATGTAACATTACCATCAATAAGTGGTGTGATGGTCATATTGTTTATTCTTGCATGTGGCGGTATTATGTCTGCAGGATATGAGCAATTACTACTTTTGAATACTCCTTCAACGGCCTCGATAGGGACTGTGTTAGATGTTTATGTGATCAAGGCTGGTTTGGAACAGGGTCGTTTTAGTTATGCAACAGCAGTAGGGTTATTCCAAGGAATCATTGGATTAATTCTTATTATTTCAGCTAATCGGATTAGCAAAAAAGTCAATGGGACATCCCTATGGTAA